CATCTTCTAATAATTTTGATTCACTTTTTAAAAGAGTCAAAGCACTTTTTGAATCTTCAAGAAACTTTAACTCAAATTGTTGATTTGGATCTAGACCTTTACCCAAAAGAATAAGTAGATTTTTGATATCCTCAAAAGATTTTACTTCAATACCAGTATTCAGTTTCTTTATTTTTTTGTTGATTGTATCAAATAAGTTTTTTTCCTGTGTGGTAGATGCACCAATATTTAAAATAAGTTTTTCCTTTTCATTATTAATAAGTGTCTCAAAATTTTGAGTTTTTAAATTACTCTTTGCATTATTTAAAGATTTCAATAAGACACTTTTTATCTTTGTAACCTCTTCAAATCCAATGATATCAGAAAGGTGTTTTAATTTTTCTCCTTTTGGTTTGTCAACGAAATTTCTAATGTATTGGTAACGAGAAATTAGATTTTCTTTTTCTGAATCATCAAGATATTTTTTAAAATCTTCGCTAGCATTTGAACCTTTTTGAACTAATTTATTGTTTTTTAAGGACAATGTTTTTGTAGCATCTAAAAGTGAATTTGTATAGGTTATACTAACTTCTGAAGTTTCCGTATCTACAAGTTTTGCATTCCTAATAGCATCGTTTGTATCAATTTCAGGAGTGGATAAGTGTTTGATTTTATTCGTGTAAAACCATTCAATAGCATCCGAAATACTACTTTTTCCAGTGCCATTATCGCCATAAAGCAAAATAGATTTTCCGTTTAAAGGCAATTCTATAATATCTTTTGCTCCTCTGATACCTTTAATTTTAAGGTTATTGATTTTAATTGCCATCTTTTACAGGGAGTTTAGGAAGTTCATTTTTTACATTTACATCAGTAAGTTTACCTTGTGTGTACAAGTCGGCTAACATCTTTGCTATGTCTTTATCTACATTTTCGATACTTTCGATATTTTTAAAAAAGTCGTCCAATATTTCTTTCCCAGATTTTACTTTGCTTTCCATAGTATTTTATTTAAAATAGTCCCAGTCAATTTTAAAACTTGTTGAGAGTGTATTGTTTAGAATTTCAAAACCAGTTTTGTTATTACAAATTGGATATACGCCAAAATGCTCCACAAAATTTAATAGAAAATAGCTTTCTAAATCTTCAATACGAAAATGCCAAATGTTTTGAAGCATTTCGAAATTTATATAAGTAAATAAAAGAGGTTCTATTTTTCTATAATTAGTAAGTCCTATATTTTTTGATTTCCCATCAAAATGTCCTGATAATCTACTTGCAATACTATTCGTTTTTCTTTCACTCATTCCGATATATAACAATTTTGATTTCTCGAAAGGATATTGAATATCAATAGACTGACTAAAAATAAAATACAAGCCAGCAATCCCATTTAATGGTTTTATATTAGCTAGTATGAACGGTTTAGGGCTATCGAAAAATATAGTTACTTCGTTACTCATTTCTAAAACGCATTAAATTTATCTCCCAAATAATTTTTTAGATTGTGTTTTTTGATTGTTAAATGGTCATAAATTAGTCTTGATAAAAAAAATAATGTTTCCATTTTAAATTACAAAATCAATTCGCTACCATATTCTTCAGTTGGTTCTTTAGCCAGAAATAAATCCAGTTCTTTTTTATTAGTGAATCCTTGTATTTTTTGCCTGTATAATTCAGCTGTTTTAGGGTTTTCGATTTCAAGTTTTCTGTTTTTACTTATTTCCAGAAATTCTTGTTCTTGGTCTATTCCTAAATACCTTCTGTTTAAAAGATTTGCTGCAATTCCTGTTGTTGAACTTCCGGCAAACGGATCTAATATCCAAGCGTTAGGTTTTGTTGATGCCAGAATTAATCTTGTTAATACTGCTAAAGGTTTTTGAGTTGGATGTTTATTACACGATTTTTCCCAAGGAGCAATGGCAGGAAGTTTCCAAACATCTTTCATTTGCTTATTACCATTAAGCTGTTTCATTAATTCATAATTGTAATAATGAGGCACTTTCTCTTTTTTCCTTGCCCAAATTATCAATTCTGTAGAATGTGTAAAAAAACGACACGAAAAATTTGGTGGTGGATTATTCTTTTCCCAGGTTATTACATTAAGTATTTTGAAATCTAACTCCTGAAGGATTTGCCCAATTGAAAAAATATTGTGATACGTTCCACTTATCCATATTGTGGCATTATCTTTCATTTTATCTCTTGCCAGTGTCAACCATTTCCTATTGAAGTCATTGATATATTCAAATCCTTCTGACTTATCCCATTTTCCTTTGTTTACAGAAACAATTTGCCCACTTTGAATAGACATACCATTGTTAGAAAGAAAATAAGGAGGATCAGCAAAAACCATATCAAACTTATGCTCAAATTTTGGCAAAAGTTCCATTGTATCTCCTTGGAGAAGATTAAAGTTTTTATCTGTGGATTTGAAATAAGGCTTTAACATAGGTTATTTATAACTCTCTATTACCCCGTTATAATATCCCAAAGAATAAGCAGCGTGAGGACTTCTATGTCTTCTCGCTCCTTTTTGGCTATCTTCTAGACTATCTAATATAGATTCTAAATTTATATTTTCGGCTTTAACCAATCCGTTTTCATAACCAATTTCATAAGCACAGGAAGCACACCTATGTCTTCCTGAACCTTCTTGTCCTATTGGTAAGTCTTTTACAATAACATCAATCGCAGTGTGCGTTTTCTTACAAGCCATTATGGGAATTTATTAAGGTTAAAATTATAATTTATGATTTTTCATAAAACTATGAATTGTAAAAATACATTTAAATTTTGCTTTTTGGGATTAATTTTTATAATTACCTCTAAAAAGCATTTCTAATTTAATATTCTTTAAACTGGTCTTTTTTTTATGCGGAATATTTTATAATGCTACTTGTTGTATGTAGACTTTTTGTATGTAAAAGATCATCTTTGATTCGATGAAAAAAGAAATTTTATTAAAGTTTGGTAACAAGATAAAAGACCTCCGTTCAAAACGCGAATGGTCTCAGGAATTGTTAGCTGAAAAAACAGGTTTTCATAGAACTTATATTGGAATGATAGAACGTGCAGAACGTAATTTATCACTTACTAATGTAGAGGTATTTGCTAAAACTTTTGATATGACTATTTCTGAATTATTAAAGTTTTAAATATATGGTATACAACGAAAAATATTTTTCAGATGGAGTGCTTAGACAACTGAGACCAAAAAAAGATGCAATTAATATTTATACAACTGTAGAGGGATTAAAAATCGGAATGTTTCAAGGTAGTAGAGGTCAATATCCGGAGATAGATTTTGTAGTGAAAATTTTAAAACCAGGAGAAAAAGAAAAGCTAATACCACCTCCTCATTCATTTTGGGTAGTGGACTTGATGATGAAAATTGTAGACCACAACAAGGAGGTTATTGAAATTTTAGATTATTACATAAAATACTATAATTCTGTCACCCCTTTTATTACTAAAGATGGGAGGATAAACTATCGTTTAGAAACAGTTGATTATATAACAGAAAAATATTCTAAAATAAATCAACCCCATACTTTATCAATTAATTATGTTGCCGTAATTATTGAGCTTTTTTGCAAAAATGAAAAAAGGAATGCCGGAGCATATATGTTTAGAAATTTACTTCAAACATTACTAAAATATGCAAAGAATGAAGTTGATTATATGACTGTTATTATTGCATCTCAACCTGGTTTTAGATAATAAAGTGTTATATTAAGGGATATGAAATTTGGTTTAAATTTTATTTCTTCTCTTTTAAAGCTTTCTTTAATAATTCGTTTTCAATCTTAAGATCTTTATTGTCAATATCCAAAACTTTATTCTGTTTAATACTTTGTTCATAAAATTTATAACTCACAGATTTTTGATGCTGATTAAATATAAATAGTAAAACAGTTATAATTACTAGTGACCAAATTAAAGGTCTGTAAAAGAAGATAAATCTTCTGTTCGAATTAGATTTGAATCTAATACCAAATTTTTCAAAATTATAGTTACTTTCTTTGGATATGGAGTTAGAAAGACCAATTTCAGGAAAAATTTTATTCCATTTGTTTTCAATTTTTGATGATTGTTTGACAGAGCCAACTAAAAATTTATGGTACCAATGTTTATCCATAAAATAAAATACCCAGATAATTAATGCTCCGAGAATACTAAATATTGCACTTACAGGTATATAATAATTAAATATTATGAATGATAAGTTTTCTTTGAACAAAAAACCTATGCCTGCTATTATAAAAGTAAAAGTTGTTAATGCTAAATTCCTTATTTTTAAAGCTATATCATTAAAATGTTGTTGAACATCTGTAATTTTGTTCCATACTGCAATAACATTTGGTAATAATTCAATATTTAATTTTAAATCATTTTGTTTAAATCTAAAGTAGTTTAGAATTTCATCATAAGAGTTTATAAGTTTATAATCAGGTTCAATTTCTTTATTTTTTAATTTCTCTTTAAACTCAATTTCTCTTTTCACATCATCATCATTCCAATGTGTTACTGCTTTTAGCAATTCATACTTTTCATTTTCTATAATATGACCATAACTAGCATAAACACTTGTAACGCCAGTATCAATAGCCATTTGGATATCTCTGTCTAGTTTATCACCAATATAAATTGTTTGCTCTTTTTTTAATTTAAAGTCTCTTAAAATGATTTCAAGAATTTCTTTATTTGGTTTTCTATCATATTTTGACAAATGTCTAATTTCTGTAAGCTTAGGTTCCCAATAATTTTCTGGATAATATCTAATTGTGTTTTCAGGTATGCCTGAGTCTACAGGAGTATATATACAATCAAAAACACCATCTAGATCTAAATGTTTAATTCTTGTTTTTGTAAAGAAAGCATTAGATTCAGTAAAGCCAATTATTAAAACACCTTGTTCCTTTAATTTTTTCAATGTATCTAATACACCATTATAAGAATTTAAATTTCTCTTTTTGTTTGAGTAGTATTTGTGTAAAATTGATTTCCCAGTTATAGGCTTTTTAGTTATTTCTTCTTTTTGTTTGGCAGATAATGATGTCAATTCATTAAAAGCGAAAGAAACTTCTGTAGTGCCATATTTTTGATGCAAATTTTTGAAATCTGCTTTTAAAACATCTGGATTTACTTTTGTAGATTTAACTATGTCATCAAAGTAAGGTTTAAACGATGAATGCCACATTTCTAACCAATTCCAAATTGTATCATCTAAATCAGTAATCACACAATTTATTACTTTTCTTTCCTTCATCGTT
Above is a window of Flavobacterium sp. 123 DNA encoding:
- a CDS encoding HAD hydrolase-like protein, with the translated sequence MKERKVINCVITDLDDTIWNWLEMWHSSFKPYFDDIVKSTKVNPDVLKADFKNLHQKYGTTEVSFAFNELTSLSAKQKEEITKKPITGKSILHKYYSNKKRNLNSYNGVLDTLKKLKEQGVLIIGFTESNAFFTKTRIKHLDLDGVFDCIYTPVDSGIPENTIRYYPENYWEPKLTEIRHLSKYDRKPNKEILEIILRDFKLKKEQTIYIGDKLDRDIQMAIDTGVTSVYASYGHIIENEKYELLKAVTHWNDDDVKREIEFKEKLKNKEIEPDYKLINSYDEILNYFRFKQNDLKLNIELLPNVIAVWNKITDVQQHFNDIALKIRNLALTTFTFIIAGIGFLFKENLSFIIFNYYIPVSAIFSILGALIIWVFYFMDKHWYHKFLVGSVKQSSKIENKWNKIFPEIGLSNSISKESNYNFEKFGIRFKSNSNRRFIFFYRPLIWSLVIITVLLFIFNQHQKSVSYKFYEQSIKQNKVLDIDNKDLKIENELLKKALKEKK
- a CDS encoding helix-turn-helix domain-containing protein, producing the protein MKKEILLKFGNKIKDLRSKREWSQELLAEKTGFHRTYIGMIERAERNLSLTNVEVFAKTFDMTISELLKF
- a CDS encoding site-specific DNA-methyltransferase produces the protein MLKPYFKSTDKNFNLLQGDTMELLPKFEHKFDMVFADPPYFLSNNGMSIQSGQIVSVNKGKWDKSEGFEYINDFNRKWLTLARDKMKDNATIWISGTYHNIFSIGQILQELDFKILNVITWEKNNPPPNFSCRFFTHSTELIIWARKKEKVPHYYNYELMKQLNGNKQMKDVWKLPAIAPWEKSCNKHPTQKPLAVLTRLILASTKPNAWILDPFAGSSTTGIAANLLNRRYLGIDQEQEFLEISKNRKLEIENPKTAELYRQKIQGFTNKKELDLFLAKEPTEEYGSELIL